A window of Trichoderma atroviride chromosome 3, complete sequence contains these coding sequences:
- a CDS encoding uncharacterized protein (EggNog:ENOG41~SECRETED:SignalP(1-20)), producing MKTALQVLAVLPFLATSVVATNPVTTCRTELGTKSTNHVSTVTKTSTSSHQPTTTLTIRPTVTSYVGLWYTVTGFATKTKTVTDSTVTDTFSTTSTVFAVETDTITATVTTTTTNTDTTSSTSTTVVPTTAGFRNIQDTVNSDTLNRRALDHPHPPRAQVKKPQGLKASVYPTKVDCTKILPNTKTKTVQSTVHPVTETIFYWRETTKTNTLTSTKTVVPADVSSTITSTYTSSVTTFTTTFETSTVTASTTTTAIIPGPTVYDACSALNTFGPNFSNSGRNYYAVNVANNGPGVGSDFSTVADGATTATDCCNACQQFGTCETFIFRPRNRNCFLLYHPGETCSSQFNHPNFILSISGSDTGEGYVVGNGNCGYTYSGNSDGTVFPAY from the exons ATGAAGACTGCACTTCAAGTTCTGGCAGTTTTGCCATTCTTGGCGACTTCAGTCGTTGCCACCAACCCGGTAACGACTTGTCGTACGGAGCTTGGCACCAAATCGACAAACCATGTGTCTACTGTCACCAAGACATCTACCAGCAGCCATCAGCCCACCACTACCCTCACTATTCGCCCGACGGTGACAAGCTATGTTGGCCTGTGGTACACTGTTACCGGATTCGccaccaagaccaagactGTCACGGATAGCACTGTGACCGATACCTTTTCCACCACGTCCACCGTGTTTGCTGTTGAGACGGACACAATCACGGCTACCGTGACTACCACTACCACAAACACTGACACTACCTCGTCAACCTCGACCACCGTGGTGCCAACTACTGCGGGCTTCCGAAACATTCAGGACACGGTCAACTCCGATACTCTGAACCGTCGTGCTCTCGACCACCCTCACCCTCCCCGGGCCCAGGTGAAGAAGCCCCAGGGTCTTAAGGCCTCAGTGTACCCTACCAAGGTGGATT GCACCAAGATTCTGCCCAAcaccaagaccaagactGTGCAGTCAACCGTCCACCCAGTCACAGAAACCATCTTCTACTGGAGAGAGACTACCAAGACCAACACTCTTACTTCTACCAAGACTGTTGTTCCCGCTGATGTCTCATCTACCATTACTTCCACTTACACATCCAGTGTGACAACTTTCACCACAACCTTTGAGACTAGCACTGTCACAGCCTCCACTACCACTACCGCCATTATTCCTGGCCCTACCGTCTATGACGCGTGTAGCGCACTGAACACCTTTGGCCCCAACTTCAGCAACAGTGGAAGAAACTACTATGCTGTCAACGTCGCCAACAACGGACCGGGCGTCGGTTCCGACTTCAGCACTGTCGCTGATGGCGCCACCACCGCAACCGACTGCTGCAATGCTTGCCAGCAATTCGGAACTTGCGAGACATTCATTTTCCGCCCGAGAAACCGAAACTGCTTCTTGCTGTACCACCCTGGCGAGACCTGCTCATCCCAGTTCAACCACCCTAACttcatcctctccatctccggcAGCGACACTGGCGAAGGATATGTCGTTGGTAACGGTAACTGCGGCTACACTTATAGCGGCAACAGTGATGGCACCGTTTTCCCCGCCTACTAG
- a CDS encoding uncharacterized protein (EggNog:ENOG41~SECRETED:SignalP(1-24)), which translates to MLSPKGIAYLGFAAAFLFGNPASAAPQGHEARYPSVPQLNSRDDSSNSTTNGTKTSLEPIVPPSVDPEDLFVLSLDTNVTLAWAGSPDNSSTDSSPQRRMLKRDGGILSQALMTFAFPTIPLDHSLFVTDVSCTKGSLTGTLSDNAYGFAKKEWTGATDIVFVTSVDGCGLDNQNDFFHAKSISFSDSNKSFTATGASAAFTDVALHLNLKWGNIGSTSAKRAVDKRDMFEPHALAARDTESVTLSWDYWLQDDDHLGTDPDAPWPNAAPLYKWGSDGGEPDDSYSKGEVADASGHHKRSNDTSVSAHSARDLEYGLALYCIECGFGGSATLWGEIDASILHLSVDTLQVGLTANFAAGLNLGMEAFFKYEKEWKKELARIGLGGFEIPLIIDVGPFISVSVDAEVTIDATGTLAIGASVAWPNIDIMLDLLDSSNSHSNGLSPQFSHMAEASGELNLRASLGLPIEIGVGIDILDGTFSLDAGIVDTPSIVAEGSFEIAASVGDDGEIDVSLGGSCYGIAWDIHFENSLQAVLEGDFVGDDTYDLIPVQVSAPIAQGCIGYVNTGTDDNSDTPQGTGSSAGMGGNGLNSGGLGMSGSGSNSGSGSKSGPASGKSSSTTKSSSSTKSTSTAKSTSTAKSTSKSTSTAKSSSTAKSSSTAKSTAKSTSTAKSTAKSTSTAKSTAKSTAKSTSTAKSTAKSTAKSTAKSTAKSTAKSTAKSPAKPTPKGR; encoded by the exons ATGTTATCCCCTAAAGGCATCGCCTACCTAggctttgcagcagcctttcTCTTTGGCAAtccagcctctgccgctcCGCAAGGTCATGAGGCTCGATACCCCAGTGTGCCTCAACTCAACAGTCGTGATGACTCTTCCAACTCTACAACAAATGGCACAAAAACGAGCCTGGAACCCATTGTTCCTCCAAGCGTTGACCCGGAAGACCTCtttgttctctctcttgataCCAATGTCACCCTAGCATGGGCTGGCTCGCCTGACAACTCTTCCACCGACTCGAGCCCTCAGCGACGAATGCTCAAGCGCGACGGCGGTATCTTGTCTCAAGCCCTCATGACTTTTGCCTTTCCGACAATCCCGCTTGACCATTCGTTATTCGTAACCGATGTTAGCTGTACAAAGGGTAGCCTTACTGGCACTCTGAGCGACAACGCGTACGGATTTGCGAAGAAAGAGTGGACCGGGGCCACAGATATTGTGTTTGTAACATCGGTGGACGGCTGTGGTCTGGATAACCAAAACGACTTCTTTCATGCGAAATCTATCTCCTTCTCCGATAGCAATAAGAGCTTCACTGCCACTGGAGCCTCAGCTGCCTTCACCGATGTAGCTCTCCATCTGAATCTCAAATGGGGCAACATCGGATCTACATCGGCGAAGCGCGCTGTTGATAAGAGAGAC ATGTTCGAGCCGCACGCTCTTGCTGCACGAGATACCGAATCAGTTACCTTATCCTGGGATTACTGGCTTCAGGACGACGACCACCTCGGTACCGATCCCGACGCCCCGTGGCCAAATGCTGCTCCATTGTATAAATGGGGTTCTGATGGAGGCGAACCGGATGATTCTTACTCAAAGGGCGAAGTTGCTGACGCCAGCGGCCACCATAAGCGCTCAAACGATACCTCCGTTTCTGCTCACTCTGCCCGTGATCTCGAGTATGGTTTGGCTCTCTACTGTATTGAGTGTGGATTTGGTGGTTCAGCAACACTTTGGGGTGAAATTGACGCATCCATCTTACACCTTAGCGTCGACACACTGCAAGTGGGACTCACCGCCAACTTTGCAGCAGGACTCAACCTTGGAATGGAGGCGTTTTTCAAATATGAGAAAGAGTGGAAGAAGGAACTGGCCCGAATTGGCTTGGGCGGCTTTGAGATCCCCCTAATCATCGATGTCGGTCCATTCATCAGCGTCTCAGTAGACGCTGAGGTGACCATTGATGCAACTGGCACTCTGGCTATTGGCGCCTCCGTAGCTTGGCCAAACATTGACATCATGTTGGATTTGCTTGATTCTAGCAACAGCCACTCAAATGGCCTTTCACCTCAATTCTCGCATATGGCCGAAGCTTCTGGTGAGCTTAATCTTAGGGCGTCGCTGGGTTTGCCCATCGAGATAGGCGTTGGCATCGATATTCTTGACGGGACCTTTTCGCTGGACGCCGGTATCGTTGATACTCCTTCCATCGTTGCTGAGGGCTCCTTCGAAATCGCGGCCTCCGTCGGAGACGATGGTGAAATCGATGTCAGTCTCGGCGGCAGCTGCTACGGCATTGCTTGGGACATTCATTTTGAGAACAGCCTCCAGGCTGTTCTCGAAGGTGATTTCGTCGGCGATGACACATACGACCTCATTCCTGTTCAGGTCAGTGCTCCCATTGCTCAGGGCTGCATCGGATATGTCAACACTGGCACCGATGACAACTCAGACACTCCCCAGGGCACCGGCTCTAGCGCCGGCATGGGCGGCAATGGCTTGAACAGCGGCGGACTTGGCATGTCCGGCTCCGGTTCAAACTCCGGCTCGGGCTCCAAGTCCGGCCCAGCTAGCGGAAAGAGCTCCAGCACTACCAAGAGCTCCAGCAGTACCAAGAGCACAAGCACTGCCAAGAGCACAAGCACCGCCAAGAGCACAAGCAAGAGCACAAGCACTGCTAAGAGCTCCAGCACTGCGAAGAGCTCCAGCACTGCGAAGAGCACTGCGAAGTCTACCAGTACTGCTAAGAGCACTGCTAAGAGCACAAGCACTGCCAAGAGCACTGCCAAGAGCACAGCTAAGAGCACAAGCACTGCCAAGAGTACCGCTAAGAGCACAGCCAAGAGCACAGCCAAGAGCACAGCCAAGAGCACCGCCAAGAGCACCGCCAAGAGCCCTGCCAAGCCCACTCCCAAGGGCCGTTAA
- a CDS encoding uncharacterized protein (EggNog:ENOG41~TransMembrane:13 (i85-109o121-140i152-175o181-202i214-234o246-270i282-301o313-332i344-366o386-406i418-437o443-468i489-511o)), with translation MSATILLELTTSRSPQNHADTTDDLTEGQMTNNISSLPNEREAVTTATSQSQRLRTVRSRVANSADRSSDDIHDQSSRLPFRRLIAAYLCLSAIYFTSSLDINSVALALPVIARDLGAGSSITWTGTAYLMGQAAFQPLYGRLSDIFGRKPVLMLSVGFLVIGDILCANSHSPAWLYACRAISGIGGGGISSIISIIVSDLVSLKDRGKYQGMLNASIGAGSAIGPFLAASLIQKTRIGGISSWRWIFYIPPILACVSTVACMAFLPLTSISGSWKAKARQIDWMGLAASLVATICMLIPLNLGGTSWPWSSPAVISLMIIGGAAVAAFTIIEKKYARIPLIPLRLFTSRASAILLIQSAFYNVVWQVDMYFMPAYFQDVGGFSPLQASALMLPILLFSSISGILSGPAMTILGRYDYIYHPGIFLWLLGVCLKMVFDQNTSVGTYLGALLVEGWGIGCVFQPGLVALQAHCPSKDRAVATSTRNLFRMLGSVIGMTIASALQSAVTQAALPDNIPASVLSQVTMGTWRSGTTTWDQDISYAKFKGFQAVFAMEIPFMALCFLGCFGIPSATFGEDNESAEGRTT, from the exons ATGTCTGCCACCATTCTTCTGGAGTTGACGACCAGTCGGTCGCCTCAGAATCATGCAGATACCACTGATGACTTGACCGAGGGTCAGATGACTAACAATATCTCGTCTCTTCCGAACGAGCGTGAAGCAGTCACCACGGCGACGTCCCAATCTCAGCGTCTGCGTACTGTTCGGTCTAGAGTAGCAAACTCGGCTGATAGATCTAGCGATGACATACACGATCAGTCATCTCGGCTACCATTTCGTCGCCTCATCGCCGCGTATCTGTGTCTTTCAGCCATCTACTTCACCTCTTCGCTTGACATCAATTCAGTCGCTTTAGCTCTCCCTGTAATCGCTCGCGATCTtggcgctggcagcagcattacTTGGACTGGAACGGCCTATTTAATGGGCCAGGCCGCCTTTCAGCCTCTATACGGTCGCTTGTCCGATATTTTCGGTCGAAAGCCTGTCTTGATGCTCTCCGTTGGATTTCTCGTCATTGGCGATATTTTATGCGCAAACTCCCACTCTCCCGCTTGGCTCTATGCATGTCGAGCGATAAGTGGAattggcggtggaggcatCAGTTCTATCATATCAATCATTGTTAGTGATCTTGTGAGCCTTAAAGACAGAGGCAAGTACCAAGGAATGCTTAATGCCTCCATCGGCGCTGGATCAGCTATAGGGCCATTCCTTGCGGCCTCTCTGATACAAAAGACAAGAATAGGAGGGATAtcgagctggagatggatctTCTACATTCCGCCAATCCTGGCTTGCGTTTCTACTGTAGCTTGTATGGCTTTCTTACCGTTGACAAGCATCAGTGGAAGCTGGAAAGCGAAGGCAAGACAAATCGACTGGATGGGCCTTGCAGCTTCTCTAGTAGCAACTATTTGCATGCTG ATCCCTCTGAACTTAGGCGGAACATCCTGGCCATGGAGTAGTCCCGCGGTAATCTCTTTGATGATCAttggcggcgctgcagtGGCTGCTTTCACAATCATTGAGAAAAAATATGCACGCATCCCTCTCATCCCTCTTCGGCTTTTTACTAGCAGAGCTAGCGCAATTCTACTCATCCAAAGCGCTTTTTACAACGTAGTATGGCAAGTAGATATGTACTTTATGCCTGCATATTTTCAAGATGTTGGAGGATTCAGCCCCCTACAGGCTTCTGCGTTGATGCTCCCTATACTTTTGTTCTCAAGCATTTCAGGCATTTTGTCAGGCCCAGCTATGACCATTCTCGGAAG GTATGACTATATATACCATCCAGGCATCTTTCTGTGGCTCCTAGGCGTCTGCCTCAAGATGGTGTTCGACCAGAATACTAGCGTTGGGACTTATTTGGGCGCCTTGTTAGTTGAAGGGTGGGGGATTGGATGTGTTTTCCAGCCAG GTCTCGTGGCTCTGCAAGCACATTGTCCATCCAAAGATCGTGCGGTTGCGACGTCAACGCGGAACCTCTTCCGAATGCTCGGTTCTGTCATTGGCATGACAATCGCATCTGCTTTACAGAGTGCCGTTACACAAGCAGCTCTACCCGACAATATCCCAGCTTCAGTGCTCTCGCAAGTAACGATGGGAACGTGGAGATCCGGAACCACAACTTGGGACCAAGACATATCCTATGCCAAGTTCAAAGGTTTTCAGGCAGTGTTTGCAATGGAAATTCCTTTCATGGCACTCTGCTTCCTTGGTTGTTTTGGTATACCCAGCGCAACGTTCGGAGAAGACAACGAGAGTGCAGAGGGACGCACTACGTAA
- a CDS encoding uncharacterized protein (EggNog:ENOG41~TransMembrane:12 (i85-109o121-140i152-175o181-202i214-234o246-270i282-301o313-332i344-366o386-406i418-437o443-468i)): MSATILLELTTSRSPQNHADTTDDLTEGQMTNNISSLPNEREAVTTATSQSQRLRTVRSRVANSADRSSDDIHDQSSRLPFRRLIAAYLCLSAIYFTSSLDINSVALALPVIARDLGAGSSITWTGTAYLMGQAAFQPLYGRLSDIFGRKPVLMLSVGFLVIGDILCANSHSPAWLYACRAISGIGGGGISSIISIIVSDLVSLKDRGKYQGMLNASIGAGSAIGPFLAASLIQKTRIGGISSWRWIFYIPPILACVSTVACMAFLPLTSISGSWKAKARQIDWMGLAASLVATICMLIPLNLGGTSWPWSSPAVISLMIIGGAAVAAFTIIEKKYARIPLIPLRLFTSRASAILLIQSAFYNVVWQVDMYFMPAYFQDVGGFSPLQASALMLPILLFSSISGILSGPAMTILGRYDYIYHPGIFLWLLGVCLKMVFDQNTSVGTYLGALLVEGWGIGCVFQPGTVYLTHACMYTTMIS; this comes from the exons ATGTCTGCCACCATTCTTCTGGAGTTGACGACCAGTCGGTCGCCTCAGAATCATGCAGATACCACTGATGACTTGACCGAGGGTCAGATGACTAACAATATCTCGTCTCTTCCGAACGAGCGTGAAGCAGTCACCACGGCGACGTCCCAATCTCAGCGTCTGCGTACTGTTCGGTCTAGAGTAGCAAACTCGGCTGATAGATCTAGCGATGACATACACGATCAGTCATCTCGGCTACCATTTCGTCGCCTCATCGCCGCGTATCTGTGTCTTTCAGCCATCTACTTCACCTCTTCGCTTGACATCAATTCAGTCGCTTTAGCTCTCCCTGTAATCGCTCGCGATCTtggcgctggcagcagcattacTTGGACTGGAACGGCCTATTTAATGGGCCAGGCCGCCTTTCAGCCTCTATACGGTCGCTTGTCCGATATTTTCGGTCGAAAGCCTGTCTTGATGCTCTCCGTTGGATTTCTCGTCATTGGCGATATTTTATGCGCAAACTCCCACTCTCCCGCTTGGCTCTATGCATGTCGAGCGATAAGTGGAattggcggtggaggcatCAGTTCTATCATATCAATCATTGTTAGTGATCTTGTGAGCCTTAAAGACAGAGGCAAGTACCAAGGAATGCTTAATGCCTCCATCGGCGCTGGATCAGCTATAGGGCCATTCCTTGCGGCCTCTCTGATACAAAAGACAAGAATAGGAGGGATAtcgagctggagatggatctTCTACATTCCGCCAATCCTGGCTTGCGTTTCTACTGTAGCTTGTATGGCTTTCTTACCGTTGACAAGCATCAGTGGAAGCTGGAAAGCGAAGGCAAGACAAATCGACTGGATGGGCCTTGCAGCTTCTCTAGTAGCAACTATTTGCATGCTG ATCCCTCTGAACTTAGGCGGAACATCCTGGCCATGGAGTAGTCCCGCGGTAATCTCTTTGATGATCAttggcggcgctgcagtGGCTGCTTTCACAATCATTGAGAAAAAATATGCACGCATCCCTCTCATCCCTCTTCGGCTTTTTACTAGCAGAGCTAGCGCAATTCTACTCATCCAAAGCGCTTTTTACAACGTAGTATGGCAAGTAGATATGTACTTTATGCCTGCATATTTTCAAGATGTTGGAGGATTCAGCCCCCTACAGGCTTCTGCGTTGATGCTCCCTATACTTTTGTTCTCAAGCATTTCAGGCATTTTGTCAGGCCCAGCTATGACCATTCTCGGAAG GTATGACTATATATACCATCCAGGCATCTTTCTGTGGCTCCTAGGCGTCTGCCTCAAGATGGTGTTCGACCAGAATACTAGCGTTGGGACTTATTTGGGCGCCTTGTTAGTTGAAGGGTGGGGGATTGGATGTGTTTTCCAGCCAGGTACAGTCTACTTAACACATGCCTGCATGTATACGACGATGATATCGTGA
- a CDS encoding uncharacterized protein (EggNog:ENOG41~TransMembrane:10 (i85-109o121-140i152-175o181-202i214-234o246-270i282-301o313-332i344-366o386-405i)), whose translation MSATILLELTTSRSPQNHADTTDDLTEGQMTNNISSLPNEREAVTTATSQSQRLRTVRSRVANSADRSSDDIHDQSSRLPFRRLIAAYLCLSAIYFTSSLDINSVALALPVIARDLGAGSSITWTGTAYLMGQAAFQPLYGRLSDIFGRKPVLMLSVGFLVIGDILCANSHSPAWLYACRAISGIGGGGISSIISIIVSDLVSLKDRGKYQGMLNASIGAGSAIGPFLAASLIQKTRIGGISSWRWIFYIPPILACVSTVACMAFLPLTSISGSWKAKARQIDWMGLAASLVATICMLIPLNLGGTSWPWSSPAVISLMIIGGAAVAAFTIIEKKYARIPLIPLRLFTSRASAILLIQSAFYNVVWQVDMYFMPAYFQDVGGFSPLQASALMLPILLFSSISGILSGPAMTILGRQV comes from the exons ATGTCTGCCACCATTCTTCTGGAGTTGACGACCAGTCGGTCGCCTCAGAATCATGCAGATACCACTGATGACTTGACCGAGGGTCAGATGACTAACAATATCTCGTCTCTTCCGAACGAGCGTGAAGCAGTCACCACGGCGACGTCCCAATCTCAGCGTCTGCGTACTGTTCGGTCTAGAGTAGCAAACTCGGCTGATAGATCTAGCGATGACATACACGATCAGTCATCTCGGCTACCATTTCGTCGCCTCATCGCCGCGTATCTGTGTCTTTCAGCCATCTACTTCACCTCTTCGCTTGACATCAATTCAGTCGCTTTAGCTCTCCCTGTAATCGCTCGCGATCTtggcgctggcagcagcattacTTGGACTGGAACGGCCTATTTAATGGGCCAGGCCGCCTTTCAGCCTCTATACGGTCGCTTGTCCGATATTTTCGGTCGAAAGCCTGTCTTGATGCTCTCCGTTGGATTTCTCGTCATTGGCGATATTTTATGCGCAAACTCCCACTCTCCCGCTTGGCTCTATGCATGTCGAGCGATAAGTGGAattggcggtggaggcatCAGTTCTATCATATCAATCATTGTTAGTGATCTTGTGAGCCTTAAAGACAGAGGCAAGTACCAAGGAATGCTTAATGCCTCCATCGGCGCTGGATCAGCTATAGGGCCATTCCTTGCGGCCTCTCTGATACAAAAGACAAGAATAGGAGGGATAtcgagctggagatggatctTCTACATTCCGCCAATCCTGGCTTGCGTTTCTACTGTAGCTTGTATGGCTTTCTTACCGTTGACAAGCATCAGTGGAAGCTGGAAAGCGAAGGCAAGACAAATCGACTGGATGGGCCTTGCAGCTTCTCTAGTAGCAACTATTTGCATGCTG ATCCCTCTGAACTTAGGCGGAACATCCTGGCCATGGAGTAGTCCCGCGGTAATCTCTTTGATGATCAttggcggcgctgcagtGGCTGCTTTCACAATCATTGAGAAAAAATATGCACGCATCCCTCTCATCCCTCTTCGGCTTTTTACTAGCAGAGCTAGCGCAATTCTACTCATCCAAAGCGCTTTTTACAACGTAGTATGGCAAGTAGATATGTACTTTATGCCTGCATATTTTCAAGATGTTGGAGGATTCAGCCCCCTACAGGCTTCTGCGTTGATGCTCCCTATACTTTTGTTCTCAAGCATTTCAGGCATTTTGTCAGGCCCAGCTATGACCATTCTCGGAAGGCAAGTTTAA